GATCTAAGGGCAAAAATCGTGTTGCAGCATCTATAGCCCTTAAAATTGCAACTTCTTCACCATTTGAAGTTATGGAAATGCAAATAATGGATGGAGAAAGTGTTGATGATGCACTTCTAAGGTTATCAGAAAAATCACGGATATTATGTACAAATGACCGTGAATTAAAAAGAAAAGCCCGTGAAATGAACATAAATATTATTTACCTGCGTCAAAGGAAATATTTAGATGTTGATGGGCATTTAAACCTTTGAATATTAATAAAGTATGTTAATATAATTAGAAATATTATAATTATTATATAATTCAATTAGAAATTTATTCAACCTTTAGGTTGCAGGAGGAATATCTATATGAATCTCTGGAAAGACATACCAACAGGGCCATCGGCTCCAGAAGTGATTTACGCTGTTGTGGAAATTCCAAAAGGATCAAGAAACAAATATGAATATGATAAGGATATGGAAGCATTTGCACTTGACAGGGTTCTGTACTCACCATTCCACTATCCTGCAGAGTATGGTATAATACCAAAAACACTCTGGGACGATGGAGATCCAATGGATGTACTTGTAATAATGGACGAGGCAACATTCCCAGGATGCGTCATAGAAACCCGACCCATAGGAGTCATGAGGATGATAGACGGTGGAGATAGCGATGATAAAATACTTGGGGTTCCAGTGAATGATCCAAGATTTACAGATATCAAAGATATCAGCAATTTACCTAAACAATTCTTAGACGAAATTGAACACTTCTTCACAGACTACAAAAAACTCGAAGGTAAAAAAACCAAGGTTTTAGGCTGGGAAAATGCAGAAAAGGCATTTGAAGCCATTAAACATTCTCAGGAATTGTATAATGAAATGTAGAACAACTGAAATGTGTACCCAATAAAGTTCATACACAATGAAGTTCATAATAAATATTTATATTAAAAATAAACATTTGCTTAAATTTTATTAAAGCAAGTAGAGGGATTTGATTGTATTTAGTATCCAAAATAGAAGACACTGTGAGAATTCCACCAAACAAGTTTAGTGATCCTTTAGAAGATGTAGCAGTAGAAATTTTGAATGAAAGCTACGTTGGAAAAATCGATAAAAAACTTGGATTGATGGTAACAGTAAAAGAAATAGAAGAAATAGGCACTGGAAAGGTAATAATGGGCGACGGCGCAGCATATCATGACGTCTTGTTTACAGCCCTTTTCTTCAAGCCAGAACTACACGAGATAGTGGAAGGAGAAGTCATAGAAATAACCGAATTCGGAGCATTTATCCGTATAGGACCTATGGACGGACTTGTACACGTATCCCAAGTTACAGATGACTATATAAACTACGATGGAAAGAGGGGAGCATTGATAGGCAAAGAATCTAAAAAAAGCCTTGAAGAGGGTAACAAGGTCCGTGCAAGAATTGTTGCACTAAGCTTAAAAGGAAAATCCTCCAAGGAAACTAAGATAGGCCTTACAATGAGACAACCCGGCCTTGGAAGATTCGAATGGATCGATGAGGAAAAAAATAAAAAGAAACCTACAAAAAAACCTACAAAGGGGAAAAAATAGATGGTTCTAAAAGCATGCACAAGGTGCCACAGACTTATGGAAGAGGATAGATGTGCAATATGTAACATAGCCTCTTCACGGAACTGGAGCGGCTTTTTAATAGTTGTTGATCCTGATAAATCAGATATTGCTAAGGAACTCAACATAAACCTTCCTGGAGAATATGCCCTGAGGGTAAGATAGTGTTAGTACTAAAAAAAGAGATGAGATCAGAGTTTAAAAAACCTATAGGTACTCTATATCCATCAATATCACATGCAAAGGGTTCATTACTCTCAAAAGGAGATAAAAGCCTGGTAATATCCATAGGTGATGTAACAACACGAAAAATGCTTGATGAAGGTATAATACCCGATATAGGCATTGTGGATAATATGATAGAAAGAGAACCTTCTGATCATGAGATATGTTACGATAATGTTACATTAAAAACAAAAAACCCGTCTGGTACCATAACTGATCAACTATGGAAAACAATTAAGGAAGGTTTTAGCCTAGTTGAAAAGGCTGGATACAACGTACTCATAGTTGTTGAAGGAGAGGAAGATCTCTCTGCAATTCCATGTATTGTTATGGCCCCATCTGGCTCATTAATATTTTATGGCCAGCCAGGAGAAGGCGTTGTACTTTGTGAAGTTGATAAAATGAAAGAAAAGGCAGAAGACCTTATCAAAAAGCTAGAGGAGGCATAAATATGGAAATCAATGTAAATGAAAAAATAGAAAATCCACTTTTAAACAGAACTGAAATACACTTTGACTGCACATATCAAGGAGAAGCAACCCCAAAGGTCTTGGATGTAAAAAATAGATTAGTTGCAACTTTAAATGTTGATAAAAATCTTCTGGTGATCCACAACCTTAAACCATCCTATGGTGAAGGTAAAGCAAATGGATATGCAAAACTCTACGATTCAGAAGAAAACCTAAATAAAATCGAAATGGATCATGTAGTGATAAAAAACAAAGAAGCAGCTAAAGAAGAAAAAGAAGAAGCTGAATAAGGAGGAGTTACAATGAAAAAATTCGAACTCTACGAAATTAAAGATAACAAAATTATAAGAAAAAATCCAGAATGTGTTAGATGTTCACATGGAGTATTCATGGCAGACCATGGTGACCGTTTTGCATGTGGAAAATGCGGTTACACACAGTTCAAGGGTAAAGAATCTAAGAAATAATCCAATTTATTTTAGGAAAAATATTAAAAATAGGTGATTTTTTTTTGAATCTGAGATCTGGAAGGCTTAAAGGTAAGATGACTGCAGATGCATCATCATTCACATCCTCCATCGAATTTGATAGGAGGATCTTTAATGCCGATATAAAGTGCAATATTGCTCATACAACTATGCTCAAAGAGCAAAGAATAATAGAAGCTGCAGATGCTGATAAGATTATAAAAACCCTTAATGAACTTGAATCTGAGGGAATAGGTGTTTTAAAATTGGATCTTTCAGTTGAAGATATACATATGGCACTTGAAATATATGTTACAGAAAGGATTGGTGAAGTTGCAGGTTTCATGCACACAGGTAAATCAAGAAACGACCAAGTAGCAACAGATCTCAGACTTATTTTAAAGGAAGAAATAGAAGAAATAGAAGAAGATATCCTCAATTTTATAGAGAATATCATTGAAATGGCTTCCCAACATACTGAAACAATTATGGTGGGTTATACCCATCTTCAACATGCTCAACCAACCACATTTGCACATCATTTATTAGCCTATGCAAATGAGATAAGGCGTGACTTTGAAAGGATTGCTGACGCAAAAAAACGTGTGGATATGTGTCCACTTGGTGCTGCAGCCATGACAGGAACAGGTTTTCCCATAGATCGTGATAGAACAGCCCAACTTTTGGGTTTCAGCAGGGTTATGGAAAATTCCATGGATGCTGTTAGTTCAAGGGATTTTATGGCTGAAACAGTTTTTGCTCTCGCAATGCTCTCTTCTAACCTCAGTAAAATAAGTGAAGAAATGATTATTTGGAGTACATATGAATTCC
This sequence is a window from Methanobacterium sp. SMA-27. Protein-coding genes within it:
- a CDS encoding PIN domain-containing protein translates to MAAQFHVEIVGELEHILPSCKFLVPSAILRELGRIKNRSKGKNRVAASIALKIATSSPFEVMEMQIMDGESVDDALLRLSEKSRILCTNDRELKRKAREMNINIIYLRQRKYLDVDGHLNL
- a CDS encoding inorganic diphosphatase — encoded protein: MNLWKDIPTGPSAPEVIYAVVEIPKGSRNKYEYDKDMEAFALDRVLYSPFHYPAEYGIIPKTLWDDGDPMDVLVIMDEATFPGCVIETRPIGVMRMIDGGDSDDKILGVPVNDPRFTDIKDISNLPKQFLDEIEHFFTDYKKLEGKKTKVLGWENAEKAFEAIKHSQELYNEM
- the rpoE gene encoding DNA-directed RNA polymerase, yielding MYLVSKIEDTVRIPPNKFSDPLEDVAVEILNESYVGKIDKKLGLMVTVKEIEEIGTGKVIMGDGAAYHDVLFTALFFKPELHEIVEGEVIEITEFGAFIRIGPMDGLVHVSQVTDDYINYDGKRGALIGKESKKSLEEGNKVRARIVALSLKGKSSKETKIGLTMRQPGLGRFEWIDEEKNKKKPTKKPTKGKK
- the spt4 gene encoding transcription elongation factor subunit Spt4, coding for MVLKACTRCHRLMEEDRCAICNIASSRNWSGFLIVVDPDKSDIAKELNINLPGEYALRVR
- a CDS encoding GTP-dependent dephospho-CoA kinase family protein, which gives rise to MLVLKKEMRSEFKKPIGTLYPSISHAKGSLLSKGDKSLVISIGDVTTRKMLDEGIIPDIGIVDNMIEREPSDHEICYDNVTLKTKNPSGTITDQLWKTIKEGFSLVEKAGYNVLIVVEGEEDLSAIPCIVMAPSGSLIFYGQPGEGVVLCEVDKMKEKAEDLIKKLEEA
- a CDS encoding 30S ribosomal protein S24e, yielding MEINVNEKIENPLLNRTEIHFDCTYQGEATPKVLDVKNRLVATLNVDKNLLVIHNLKPSYGEGKANGYAKLYDSEENLNKIEMDHVVIKNKEAAKEEKEEAE
- a CDS encoding 30S ribosomal protein S27ae, which gives rise to MKKFELYEIKDNKIIRKNPECVRCSHGVFMADHGDRFACGKCGYTQFKGKESKK
- the argH gene encoding argininosuccinate lyase, with the translated sequence MNLRSGRLKGKMTADASSFTSSIEFDRRIFNADIKCNIAHTTMLKEQRIIEAADADKIIKTLNELESEGIGVLKLDLSVEDIHMALEIYVTERIGEVAGFMHTGKSRNDQVATDLRLILKEEIEEIEEDILNFIENIIEMASQHTETIMVGYTHLQHAQPTTFAHHLLAYANEIRRDFERIADAKKRVDMCPLGAAAMTGTGFPIDRDRTAQLLGFSRVMENSMDAVSSRDFMAETVFALAMLSSNLSKISEEMIIWSTYEFRLIEISDKYSSTSSIMPQKKNPDVAEISRSKTAVLYGELMTILSILKALPHSYNRDLQEVTPHLWNAIDTAHSMLNIMNDMLSSVSFNAERGIELAMANFSTATELADLMVRENNLPFRIAHQIVGRTVNEAISNGIRPEDIDSKFLDKIAMDINGTPLNISEELVENALNPYEIIKARDVKGGPSPKAVTESILSLKEFVKSSRR